The Pyrenophora tritici-repentis strain M4 chromosome 8, whole genome shotgun sequence genome contains a region encoding:
- a CDS encoding PaaJ, Acetyl-CoA acetyltransferase, which yields MASFSRAARNALQKSPNDVVLLSAVRSPINRIFKGGYKDAHPEDILMPVMKAAVQRAGIEKSDVNDVMIGNVLAELGFAKTGRMALNHAGFPNSTTFHTVNRQCSSSLQAITHISHSIMVGQIDVGLAGGVESMSRNYGSRGVPTDVSPALLGSNVKDARDCLMPMGITSENVAERFKIDRKSQDEYAVRSHGRASRAQKEGRFDWELVPVTVQRMDEATGQPAGYEVTKDDGIRHGLTFEKVSTLKPVFGENGKSTAGNSSQISDGASSTILARRSWAEERGLQPLGRFVGTQVKGCAPDEMGISPIYAIPALLKWTGVELKDVDVIELNEAFASQTVACIRELGLDEDKVNPNGGAIALGHPTGATGARQTATLFGELRRQDKEIGIVSMCASTGMGVASLFVRES from the exons ATGGCATCCTTTAGCAGAGCCGCACGGAATGCATTGCAAAAGAGCCCCAATGATGTTGTCCTCCTTTCTGCAGTCCGGTCACCCATCAATCGAATCTTCAAGGGCGGATATAAAGATGCGCATCCGGAGGATATTTTGATGCCG GTTATGAAAGCGGCTGTGCAACGAGCTGGCATTGAGAAGAGCGACGTGAACGATGTCATGATTGGGAACGTCCTTGCTGAGCTTGGTTTCGCAAAGACGGGACGTATGGCCCTCAACCATGCCGGCTTCCCGAATTCGACAACTTTTCACACCGTCAACCGTCAATGCTCGAGCAGTCTACAGGCTATTACCCACATCTCACATTCCATCATGGTGGGCCAGATAGACGTGGGGCTCGCTGGCGGTGTAGAAAGCATGTCAAGAAACTATGGCTCGCGGGGCGTCCCCACCGACGTCTCGCCCGCCCTTCTCGGATCGAACGTCAAAGATGCTCGCGACTGTCTCATGCCCATGGGCATTACATCTGAGAATGTAGCAGAGAGATTCAAGATCGACCGGAAGTCGCAAGATGAATACGCTGTGCGGAGTCACGGTCGCGCAAGTCGCGCTCAGAAAGAAGGGCGTTTTGACTGGGAGCTTGTGCCAGTGACGGTCCAGAGAATGGACGAGGCAACCGGTCAGCCTGCAGGATACGAGGTGACCAAAGACGACGGTATCCGCCATGGATTGACATTTGAGAAGGTGTCAACGCTTAAACCTGTGTTTGGTGAAAACGGCAAGAGCACTGCAGGCAATTC ATCTCAAATATCCGACGGTGCATCGTCTACCATTCTTGCTCGACGTTCCTGGGCAGAGGAGCGTGGGCTCCAGCCTCTCGGTCGCTTCGTGGGCACCCAGGTCAAGGGCTGTGCACCAGACGAGATGGGTATCAGCCCGATATACGCCATTCCAGCATTGCTGAAGTGGACAGGTGTCGAACTCAAGGACGTCGATGTGATTGAACTGAACGAGGCTTTCGCAAGTCAGACTGTCGCTTGTATCCGAGAATTGGGTCTGGACGAAGACAAGGTGAACCCTAATGGAGGTGCGATAGCCCTTGGGCACCCAACCGGAGCGACAGGTGCTCGACAGACAGCTACACTATTTGGTGAGCTTCGACGCCAGGACAAGGAGATAGGCATTGTCAGTATGTGTGCCAGCACCGGCATGGGCGTCGCATCCTTGTTTGTGAGAGAATCATGA
- a CDS encoding FabG, Dehydrogenase with different specificities (related to short-chain alcohol dehydrogenase) has translation MAESNGGRDVGITDSEHFSPYRADGKLYGFVCVVTGATQPVGKAIVAELAAHGAACIYACSSLSSSPSPTDLFAPPTTSHPNTKIIPYPYNTASEEDTLALIDDVLNTWGRLDVWTSSTGLLGPPSINQTGPKDLYAAFDTNALPAFFALKYAPAAMQKTTPKGSYPNAAPKDVPYGSIIVVTSVAGTYGGCWAPAFTMASHAALGVVRSGVLVLKGTGVRINAVTAGQIDVGVDLKDCGVKEMAMGQFPPASLQGEESQKRGIGLERAGRPEEVGRTVGFLASGFSSYITGTELRVDGGAGVMNPITVPV, from the exons ATGGCGGAATCGAATGGTGGCAGAGATGTGGGGATCACGGACTCTGAGCACTTTTCGCCATATAGGGCAGACGGGAAACTT TATGGCTTCGTATGCGTAGTAACAGGAGCAACACAACCTGTTGGAAAAGCCATTGTCGCCGAGCTCGCCG CCCACGGTGCAGCTTGCATATACGCCTGCTCCTCCCTCTCCAGCTCACCCTCACCCACCGACCTCTTCGCCCCACCAACCACTTCCCACCCCAACACAAAGATAATCCCCTACCCCTACAACACCGCCTCGGAAGAAGACACCCTCGCCCTCATCGACGACGTGCTAAATACCTGGGGCAGACTCGACGTCTGGACCTCATCTACCGGCCTCCTGGGACCCCCCTCCATCAACCAAACCGGACCAAAAGACCTCTACGCTGCATTCGATACAAACGCTCTACCGGCTTTCTTCGCGCTGAAATACGCGCCGGCTGCTATGCAGAAAACTACGCCAAAGGGTAGTTATCCTAATGCTGCACCTAAGGATGTTCCGTACGGGAGTATTATCGTTGTTACTAGTGTAGCGGGTACGTATGGTGGGTGTTGGGCTCCTGCGTTCACTATGGCGTCGCATGCGGCGCTGGGGGTGGTTAGGTCTGGTGTTCTTGTGTTGAAGGGGACTGGTGTTCGTATCAATGCTGTTACGGCGGGCCAGATTGATGTGGGCGTTGATTTGAAGGATTGTGGGGTCAAGGAGATGGCTATGGGACAGTTTCCGCCGGCGTCGTTGCAGGGGGAGGAGAGTCAGAAGAGGGGGATTGGACTGGAGAGGGCGGGGCGACCGGAGGAGGTGGGGAGGACGGTGGGGTTTTTGGCGAGTGGGTTTAGTAGTTATATTACGGGTACGGAGTTGAGGGTTGATGGGGGCGCGGGAGTTATGAATCCGATTACAGTGCCTGTGTAG
- a CDS encoding EutG, Alcohol dehydrogenase, class IV, with amino-acid sequence MALPTKYQNGNIDSSAKGVYRASPVKLMIYGNGTSKQLSDVIAELGATKAFIITGRSLYEKTPVIKNIEKTLGSAHGGTFSKIGQHAPIQDIREATALMSKSGCDVLISIGGGSPIDSAKAIAYNIHEETGKWIPSIAVPTTLSVAETTQNAGFTTEEKHKIAVSHPELVPKAVVYDGELALYTPMNLWISTGIRSLDHAVELMYHPLAAEIPTKRMSLEAIKDLFTFLPQSKSNPDDAEIRTKLFLACYSSLFPFLYTGGVGLSHSIGHAIGATYSIPHGITSCLSLAPTVHFKASNPEEAKQIARIIPYIGKQGTGSDEKDSHIVADAIAGLVEELGHKTTLTAYNVPTGDAEEEAIASRALHSKDHKDFASLKQIVHALY; translated from the exons ATGGCGCTTCCAACCAAGTACCAGAATGGCAACATCGACTCCTCCGCCAAGGGAGTGTATAGAGCATCACCCGTCAAGCTTATGATATATGGAAACG GTACAAGCAAGCAGCTCTCAGACGTCATTGCCGAGCTCGGTGCAACCAAGGCTTTCATCATCACTGGTCGGTCACTCTACGAGAAGACGCCTGTGATCAAGAACATTGAAAAGACACTTGGCTCTGCTCATGGTGGTACCTTTAGCAAGATTGGACAGCATGC GCCGATTCAGGACATTAGAGAAGCAACAGCCTTGATGTCGAAATCAGGATGCGATGTACTCATCTCAATAGGTGGCGGTTCACCAATCGATTCAGCAAAGGCAATTGCATACAACATTCACGAAGAAACGGGAAAGTGGATACCCAGCATTGCTGTACCAACAACGCTCAGCGTAGCTGAGACTACACAAAACGCCGGCTTCACGACAGAAGAGAAGCACAAGATTGCCGTCAGTCATCCTGAACTTGTGCCAAAGG CTGTTGTCTACGATGGTGAGCTTGCTCTATACACACCCATGAATCTATGGATAAGCACAGGC ATTCGATCGCTGGATCATGCAGTCGAGCTCATGTACCACCCTCTTGCCGCTGAGATTCCGACAAAACGAATGTCTTTGGAAGCCATCAAGGACCTGTTCACATTTCTTCCGCAATCGAAATCAAATCCCGACGATGCTGAGATCCGCACGAAGCTCTTCCTCGCTTGCTACTCCTCGCTTTTCCCCTTTCTCTACACTGGCGGCGTTGGCCTAAGCCACAGCATCGGCCATGCGATAGGCGCCACGTACAGCATTCCCCACGGTATCACGAGCTGCCTCAGTCTCGCGCCGACAGTACACTTCAAGGCAAGCAACCCCGAAGAAGCAAAGCAGATTGCCAGGATCATCCCCTATATCGGAAAGCAAGGAACCGGGAGCGACGAGAAGGACTCGCATATAGTAGCCGATGCCATCGCAGGACTGGTTGAGGAGCTTGGACACAAGACCACATTGACTGCT TACAACGTGCCGACTGGCGATgccgaagaagaagccatCGCATCACGCGCACTACATAGCAAGGACCACAAGGATTTTGCCAGCT TGAAGCAAATTGTCCACGCCTTGTACTGA
- a CDS encoding CypX, Cytochrome P450, with translation MYTIILLSLFLATFVLYNRYKNRPPPGKKAAPGPAGLPILGNAHQLGKQPYQQITKWAREYGEVYKIRLGWNDWYMVCSPDACKEILDKQSAYTSSRAPFPVAGDALSGGMRFLFMEYGPEWRKLRGISHKLLTPAVSATFKPSQEFEAKMLLEEILKGADAEKGNDVSYMAIRRYTVSVIMTSTYGRRIPQWDCPEVHSIYEIMNDFSTIAKPGAYLADTLPFFGKLPPSLQWWRKGVKPYFDKQAKLWMSFWSALKTQKETRQAPECFVKQFMESGYEEQGISELQAAFLAGSMIEAGSETTSAALNTAILYLSANPDARKRAVNEIQEVITSSRSPTFDDEPKLPYIRAIVKETLRLRPVTNIGTPHYTTAPVTYKDIHIPVNSVVCLQQYPIHYDPTVFPEPQRFTPERYLHHPHGSGHYAAGPAASRDHWAFGSGRRICSGVHLAENSMFIVLAKLLWAFDILPPLDAHGKEAQVDTSDDSFDAVGSTTMAKPYGVRWRVRSEEIRETILREATEARRDGYVLRGVRVGEAGVDL, from the exons ATGTACACCATCATCTTACTATCATTGTTTCTCGCAACCTTTGTCTTATACAATCGATACAAAAACAGACCACCTCCTGGAAAGAAAGCCGCGCCTGGGCCTGCTGGTCTTCCAATACTAGGAAATGCACACCAACTGGGCAAGCAACCGTACCAGCAAATCACAAAGTGGGCTCGCGAGTATGGCGAAGTGTACAAGATCCGTTTGGGATGGAACGACTGGTACATGGTCTGCTCGCCGGATGCATGCAAGGAGATTCTCGACAAACAGTCTGCCTACACCAGTTCACGCGCGCCGTTTCCTGTAGCTGGTGATGCGCTGAGTGGTGGTATGCGTTTCCTATTTATGGAGTACGGACCCGAGTGGCGGAAGCTGAGAGGCATCAGTCATAAGTTGCTTACTCCAGCTGTGAGTGCGACGTTCAAACCGAGTCAAGAGTTCGAGGCCAAGATGTTGCTGGAAGAGATTCTGAAGGGTGCGGATGCGGAGAAGGGAAATGATGTTAGCTACATGGCGATTAGGAGGTATACTGTTAGTGTAATCATGACAAGTACATATGGGAGAAGGATACCGCAGTGG GACTGCCCCGAGGTTCACAGCATCTACGAGATCATGAATGATTTCTCTACAATAGCAAAGCCGGGAGCGTACCTTGCAGATACTCTTCCTTTTTTCGGCAAACTTCCGCCAAGTCTACAATGGTGGCGCAAAGGTGTCAAGCCATACTTTGACAAGCAGGCCAAGCTATGGATGTCATTCTGGAGTGCACTCAAAACCCAAAAGGAAACCAGACAGGCACCCGAATGCTTTGTTAAGCAATTCATGGAGAGTGGTTACGAGGAACAGGGCATCAGCGAACTCCAAGCCGCGTTTTTGGCGGGCAGCATGATCGAAGCAGGAAGCGAGACAACGTCCGCCGCACTGAACACTGCGATCTTATACCTCAGCGCCAATCCAGATGCAAGAAAAAGAGCAGTCAACGAGATCCAGGAAGTCATCACCTCCTCTCGATCTCCTACATTCGATGATGAACCGAAACTGCCCTACATCCGCGCCATCGTGAAGGAGACACTACGTCTACGCCCCGTCACCAACATCGGCACACCGCATTATACGACTGCGCCCGTAACCTACAAAGACATACATATCCCCGTAAATTCAGTCGTCTGCCTACAGCAATACCCTATTCACTACGATCCCACTGTGTTTCCCGAACCCCAACGCTTCACACCCGAGAGGTATCTTCACCACCCCCACGGCTCGGGCCATTATGCCGCAGGTCCAGCCGCCAGTCGCGACCATTGGGCTTTTGGTTCTGGGCGCAGGATATGCAGTGGCGTGCATCTAGCTGAAAACAGCATGTTCATTGTACTGGCAAAGCTACTTTGGGCTTTCGATATCTTGCCACCACTTGATGCACACGGCAAAGAAGCTCAGGTGGATACGAGTGATGATTCTTTTGATGCAGTAGGTAGTACTACCATGGCGAAGCCTTACGGGGTGAGGTGGCGGGTGAGAAGCGAGGAGATTAGAGAGACTATCTTAAGAGAGGCGACGGAAGCAAGAAGGGATGGGTATGTGTTGAGGGGCGTGCGCGTCGGCGAGGCAGGTGTTGATTTGTAA
- a CDS encoding co-chaperone protein HscB, mitochondrial precursor — MPSLRTPHTTPINISPLPIHVHKFKYYREAALKKEFLKLQSTAHPDLHQQADKKRAEAHSAQINEAYKTLENPLLRAQYLLSMRGEELEDETAKVDDMQLLLEVMETREMLEEAEWDGNLKEIWDKNENRIKKNVKAIDRAFKRDDLEAAKKAAVSLRYWVNIRDTILEKD; from the exons ATGCCTTCTCTGCGCACACCGCATACCACCCCAATCAATATCTCGCCGCTTCCAATCCACGTCCACAAGTTCAAATACTATCGAGAAGCC GCGCTGAAGAAAGAATTCCTAAAACTGCAATCCACCGCGCATCCAGACCTCCACCAACAAGCGGACAAGAAGCGCGCTGAGGCGCACTCTGCGCAAATAAATGAAGCCTACAAAACACTTGAGAACCCACTGTTACGAGCGCAGTACCTGCTTTCCATGCGCGGCGAGGAGCTGGAGGATGAGACAGCGAAGGTTGACGATATGCAGTTGTTGTTAGAGGTTATGGAGACGAGGGAAATGCTCGAAGAGGCAGAGTGGGATGGGAATTTAAAGGAGATTTGGGACAAGAATGAGAATAGGATAAAAAAGAACGTCAAGGCTATTGATAGGGCATTCAAGAGGGATGATTTGGAAGCGGCGAAGAAGGCGGCAGTTAGTTTGAGGTATTGGGTTAATATCAGGGACACTATTCTGGAGAAGGATTAG
- a CDS encoding Cdd, Cytidine deaminase: protein MSTSSVPKFTPGEAVTEKDGLIHGVSAQELQVLGERCFEAKVKAYCPYSLFRVGASLLLNTATSTNVTADEHTIIGANVENAAYPVGTCAERVAMGTAVVAGHQIGSFKAVGVTTDIDDFCSPCGMCRQFLREFLKLETPIFMFNKEGKWIVRTMGELLPLSFGPDVLPPREEMRKTQEEDKAKTA, encoded by the exons ATGTCAACAAGCAGCGTCCCCAAATTCACTCCTGGTGAAGCTGTGACGGAGAAAGATGGGTTGATTCACGGTGTTTCTGCGCAGGAGTTGCAGGTGTTGGGCGAGCGATGCTTTGAGGCAAAGGTCAAGGCTTACT GCCCATACTCCCTCTTCCGCGTTGGCGCCTCGCTCCTCCTCAACACCGCAACATCCACGAATGTCACGGCAGACGAACACACCATCATCGGCGCAAATGTAGAAAACGCAGCATACCCCGTCGGAACCTGCGCTGAGCGCGTCGCAATGGGTACAGCTGTTGTGGCGGGCCACCAAATCGGGTCGTTCAAGGCCGTAGGCGTGACGACGGATATCGACGATTTCTGCTCGCCGTGTGGCATGTGCAGACAGTTTCTGAGGGAGTTTCTGAAGCTGGAAACACCTATTTTCATGTTCAATAAGGAGGGCAAGTGGATTGTGAGGACAATGGGGGAGCTGTTGCCGCTGAGCTTTGGGCCGGACGTTTTGCCGCCCAGGGAGGAGATGAGGAAGACTCAGGAGGAGGATAAGGCGAAGACTGCGTAG
- a CDS encoding NemA, NADH:flavin oxidoreductase, Old Yellow Enzyme family codes for MPDFKPLKETPLFSPFKLGPLNLEHRIVQAPLTRMRAVKESDGVFVPKDLHVEYYSQRASKGGLQLTEATDIAKYASGYPGVPGVFSDSQIAGWKKVTDAVHAKGGYIFCQLWHTGRASPPSFRAGAPTVSSSDVPMEGSWLDGVACADHPPKPLGVEEIQDLAKTWGEASKKAIEAGFDGIEIHGANGYLIDQFLHDNVNKRTDQYGGSIEGRSRFPLEVIQACSKAIGADRVGIRLSPYNYFQNTKDSNPNEHWEYLCEKIASLPEAERPAYVHMVEPRFDEVLDEQAKMDALAAYTNKGGKGVEAEATVKAKGNTLVNFRNILQKGGVKFIAAGGFNRDNAAPKVESGDADLIIFGRWFIANPDLPKRLAEGLELNQYDRDTFYGADPPQKGYTDYPFHAQTASA; via the exons ATGCCAGACTTCAAGCCGCTCAAGGAGACACCGCTCTTCTCACCGTTCAAGCTCGGTCCTCTCAACCTCGAGCACAGAATTGTGCAGGCACCGTTGACACGTATGCGTGCGGTAAAAGAAAGTGACGGGGTGTTTGTGCCAAAGGACCTACACGTTGAGTACTACAGCCAACGTGCGAGCAAAGGCGGCTTGCAATTGACCGAAGCTACTGATATCGCCAAATAT GCCAGCGGATATCCCGGCGTACCCGGTGTTTTCTCGGATTCGCAAATTGCGGGCTGGAAGAAAGTCACAGACGCAGTACACGCAAAGGGCGGCTACATCTTCTGCCAACTATGGCACACCGGACGTGCCAGTCCGCCATCGTTCCGTGCTGGAGCGCCGACGGTGAGCTCAAGCGACGTGCCAATGGAGGGTAGCTGGCTCGATGGTGTGGCATGTGCCGACCACCCACCCAAACCGTTGGGTGTCGAAGAGATCCAAGACCTCGCCAAAACTTGGGGAGAAGCATCGAAAAAGGCGATAGAAGCTGGTTTCGATGGTATTGAGATCCATGGTGCCAACGGATACCTCATCGACCAGTTCCTACACGACAACGTAAACAAGAGGACAGATCAGTATGGTGGTTCAATCGAGGGTCGCAGTCGCTTTCCCCTCGAGGTCATCCAGGCCTGCTCAAAAGCCATTGGCGCTGATCGTGTAGGCATCCGTCTCAGCCCCTACAACTACTTCCAGAATACCAAGGACAGCAACCCCAACGAGCACTGGGAATACCTGTGTGAGAAGATTGCATCTCTACCGGAGGCAGAGAGGCCGGCATATGTCCACAT GGTCGAGCCGCGCTTCGACGAAGTCCTAGACGAACAGGCCAAGATGGATGCGCTGGCCGCATATACCAACAAAGGTGGCAAGGGCGTTGAGGCCGAGGCGACCGTAAAGGCCAAGGGGAACACACTCGTCAACTTCCGCAATATTTTGCAGAAGGGCGGCGTAAAGTTCATCGCGGCTGGTGGCTTCAACCGGGACAACGCCGCGCCCAAGGTTGAATCTGGTGATGCCGACCTCATCATCTTCGGTCGCTGGTTTATTGCCAACCCCGATCTTCCCAAACGCCTCGCTGAGGGTCTGGAGCTGAACCAGTACGATCGCGACACTTTCTATGGCGCTGATCCGCCACAGAAGGGCTATACCGATTACCCTTTCCATGCGCAGACTGCTTCTGCGTAA
- a CDS encoding AtoA, Acyl CoA:acetate-3-ketoacid CoA transferase, beta subunit: MQRSLVFTAHRRGPATGMRFFSASAARPAINKIVSSAEEAIKDMKSDTTVLVGGFGFSGVPNTLINALRDRKDLGNFTVVSNNAGMPGVGLGQLLETKQIGTMIASYIGDNKVFEQMYLKGQLSLQLTPQGTIAEKCAAGAAGVPAFYTPAAYGTIVQTGELPVRYNTDGTIAVMAPPKETREFNGKSYVMEEAIFGDYAFVKVAKADRLGNCQFRKAQNNFNEAMGKNAKMTIVEADEIVEDGAIAPEDIHLQGIYVKRVIKSTVGKEIERKVFWKSPEEQKKALLEGGSTEASQKRERIIKRAAQELKDGMYVNLGIGMPLAAPAFLPEGTEIVLESENGILGMGRYPMPGEEDPDLINAGKETVTLIKGASTFGSHESFGMIRSGRIDVAMLGAMQVNQFGDLANFMLPGKVKGIGGAMDLVANPTQTKVVITMEHVDKKGNPKILKQCTFPLTGQKCVSTIITDLAVFDVDRVKGLTLKEHAKGVSVEEIRKKTEAEFEVSGELKEMDV, encoded by the exons ATGCAACGATCACTCGTCTTCACGGCTCACCGCCGCGGCCCAGCAACTGGCATGCGCTTCTTCTCAGCCAGCGCCGCGCGACCCGCAATCAACAAGATAGTCTCATCTGCCGAAGAAGCTATTAAAGACATGAAGTCTGACACCACAGTCTTGGTCGGCGGATTCGGTTTCTCTGGTGTACCAAATACCCTCATCAACGCGCTACGCGACCGAAAAGATCTCGGAAACTTCACAGTTGTCAGCAATAATGCAGGTATGCCGGGTGTGGGCCTGGGTCAGCTATTGGAAACGAAGCAGATCGGTACAATGATTGCCAGTTATATCGGAGACAACAAGGTGTTTGAGCAAATGTACTTGAAGGGGCAATTGAGTCTGCAGTTGACCCCCCAGGGCACAATCGCAGAGAAGTGCGCTGCTGGAGCCGCAGGAGTACCAGCGTTTTATACACCAGCAGCTTATGGCACGATAG TACAAACCGGTGAACTTCCCGTCCGTTACAACACCGATGGCACAATCGCCGTCATGGCTCCCCCCAAAGAAACCCGCGAATTCAACGGAAAGTCCTACGTCATGGAAGAAGCCATCTTCGGCGACTACGCATTCGTCAAAGTCGCAAAAGCCGACAGACTAGGCAACTGCCAGTTCCGTAAAGCACAAAACAACTTCAACGAGGCCATGGGAAAGAACGCGAAAATGACCATTGTCGAGGCAGACGAGATTGTAGAAGACGGAGCAATTGCACCAGAGGATATTCACCTCCAGGGCATTTACGTTAAGAGGGTGATCAAGAGTACCGTTGGCAAGGAAATTGAACGGAAAGTGTTCTGGAAGAGTCCAGAGGAGCAGAAGAAGGCGTTGTTGGAAGGTG GCTCAACAGAAGCATCCCAAAAGCGCGAACGCATCATCAAGCGCGCAGCCCAAGAACTGAAAGACGGCATGTATGTCAACCTCGGCATCGGCATGCCACTTGCGGCCCCAGCCTTCCTGCCCGAAGGCACAGAAATCGTGCTGGAGAGTGAAAACGGTATCTTGGGTATGGGACGGTATCCCATGCCAGGTGAAGAG GACCCAGACCTCATCAACGCCGGCAAAGAAACAGTCACTCTAATCAAAGGCGCCTCTACGTTCGGCAGCCACGAGTCCTTTGGCATGATTCGATCGGGGAGAATAGATGTGGCCATGCTAGGTGCTATGCAGGTAAACCAATTCGGAG ACCTAGCAAACTTCATGCTCCCCGGCAAAGTAAAAGGCATCGGCGGCGCCATGGACCTAGTCGCCAACCCCACGCAGACGAAAGTCGTCATCACAATGGAGCACGTGGACAAGAAGGGCAACCCCAAGATCCTCAAACAATGCACTTTCCCCTTGACAGGGCAAAAGTGCGTGAGCACTATTATCACGGATTTGGCCGTCTTTGACGTCGATCGTGTCAAGGGATTGACGCTGAAGGAACATGCAAAGGGTGTTAGTGTTGAGGAGATTCGGAAGAAGACAGAGGCTGAGTTTGAGGTTAGTGGCGAGTTGAAGGAGATGGATGTGTAG
- a CDS encoding WD40 repeat protein, with translation MEHELGVIRKERKLASDWPAKQQIFALVELAVPLFIYAATVCRYVGSKGSSPTAFLNKVLQYQKATFSQLDRTYLPVLDQLLSEQEEDEKEAWLQAFREVVGSVVVLQSPLSAVSLAQLLQVPKEEIQCRLDSLHSVLSVPNGEDAPVRLLHLSFREFLVDPQKQGKSLFWVDEKITHKKLASRCLKLMSGPSGLHQDMCSLPGPGALRSEIDEGRITSGLSPDLQYACRYWVDHLKQGQEDIINRDMTHLFLQKHLLHWLEAMSLIGELSRCVDLLDSLQALASSVLADAPLQIYYSALVFALERSLVRQTFKEQVLEKVKMLSMREADWDACRSTLEGHSFHVSAVAFSPDGQLVASGSWDKTVRLWEAATRTYRNTLEGHSSGVSAVAFSPDGQLVASASGDKTVRLWEAAKGTCRSTLEGSSRIITYVDFSPDGQVLRTNQGDIPLPQTPVVTSLWRPQLQFFYVQVQDQWILRNQQRFLWLPPEYRSSSTACQECYVIFDIGLSY, from the exons ATGGAA CATGAACTCGGTGTGATACGAAAAGAACGCAAGTTGGCTTCAGACTGGCCAGCGAAACAACAGATCTTCGCGCTGGTTGAGCTGGCTGTGCCGCTATTCATCTACGCTGCCACTGTGTGTCGATATGTTGgtagcaaaggaagcagtCCTACGGCTTTTCTGAACAAGGTCCTGCAGTATCAAAAGGCGACCTTTTCGCAGCTAGATCGGACGTACCTCCCTGTGCTCGACCAGCTGCTTAGTGAGCAGGAGGAAGACGAGAAGGAGGCGTGGCTTCAGGCTTTCCGAGAAGTCGTCGGCAGTGTTGTTGTTCTTCAAAGCCCACTCTCGGCTGTCTCACTTGCGCAGCTGCTTCAAGTTCCAAAAGAGGAGATCCAGTGTCGACTCGACTCTTTGCACTCTGTTCTTAGTGTTCCTAACGGCGAGGACGCACCTGTTCGCCTTTTGCACTTATCCTTTCGCGAGTTCCTTGTCGACCCCCAAAAACAAGGAAAGAGCCTGTTCTGGGTAGACGAGAAAATCACGCACAAGAAGCTCGCCTCTCGTTGCCTTAAGCTTATGTCTGGACCAAGCGGCCTACACCAAGACATGTGCAGCCTTCCAGGACCCGGGGCCCTAAGGAGCGAGATTGACGAGGGGAGAATTACTAGTGGGTTGTCACCTGACCTACAGTATGCGTGTCGTTACTGGGTCGATCATCTTAAGCAGGGTCAGGAAGACATCATTAATAGAGACATGACCCACCTCTTCCTGCAGAAGCACCTTCTTCATTGGCTCGAAGCCATGAGCCTTATAGGAGAACTAAGCAGATGCGTCGACTTGCTCGACAGCCTCCAAGCACTTGCCAGC TCTGTGCTCGCAGATGCGCCGCTGCAGATCTATTACTCCGCACTCGTGTTTGCACTGGAGAGGAGCCTAGTACGACAAACTTTTAAAGAACAAGTGCTAGAGAAGGTCAAGATGCTGTCTATGAGAGAAGCAGACTGGGATGCGTGTCGCAGCACGCTCGAGGGCCATTCCTTCCATGTCAGCGCGGTGGCCTTCTCGCCAGACGGGCAGCTAGTCGCGTCGGGATCTTGGGACAAGACAGTACGGCTGTGGGAGGCGGCGACGAGGACGTATCGCAACACGCTCGAGGGCCATTCCTCTGGTGTCAGCGCGGTGGCCTTCTCGCCAGACGGGCAGCTGGTCGCGTCGGCATCAGGTGACAAGACAGTACGGCTGTGGGAGGCGGCGAAGGGGACGTGTCGCAGCACGCTCGAGGGCTCTTCTCGTATCATCACTTATGTCGATTTCTCGCCAGATGGCCAGGTACTTCGCACTAACCAAGGCGATATTCCTTTGCCTCAAACTCCTGTTGTGACATCGCTCTGGAGGCCGCAGCTGCAGTTCTTCTACGTTCAAGTGCAGGATCAGTGGATATTGCGCAATCAGCAACGGTTTCTATGGCTTCCGCCAGAATATCGATCAAGCTCGACCGCA TGCCAAGAATGTTATGTAATCTTCGATATCGGCTTATC GTACTGA